Proteins co-encoded in one Juglans regia cultivar Chandler chromosome 16, Walnut 2.0, whole genome shotgun sequence genomic window:
- the LOC108989089 gene encoding uncharacterized protein LOC108989089 — MASDSESKRVANELSYPILLCERVRVAVDDAESFKLECVEVFKQVDRLSHMLRTLVRFSIATPSLYERPIWRVIADVSKNLERALTLVRKCKRRSVLRRVVTIVSAADFRKIFGLLESSLGDMRWLLSIFDSEKVGGIVLSLPPIASNDPIISWVWSYIATIQMAQLTERIEAANELASLARDNDRTKQIIVEEGGVPPLLKLLKEDASPDAQIAGASALCNLANDQERVRNIVNELGVQIIVQVLGDSPLKVQSQVATLVARMAEHDPLAQEDFARDNVIRPLVTLLSFETFADEHREQSGKQSIHSIVQINKEMEKKSLTRPNAGPYTHSQSSSHYYYNYYHSSEGSKHRRERENEKPQLKLSLKISCAEALWKLAKGSVSNSRRITETKGLLCLAKLVEKEEGELQYNCLMTIMEITAAAESNVDLRRAAFKTTSPAAKAVVDQLLRVVRELDSPVLQVLAIKSIGSLARTFPARETRVIGPLVTHLGNRNPDVAAEAVISLQKFACPGNFLCMEHSKTIIEFDGVPPLMKMLRGNERTLLHGLILLCYLALHVGKSDSLEQARVLTALEGVDRTVVAQHHELRELVPKAIYHLSLYHPGVHSQRFSFVP; from the coding sequence ATGGCCTCGGATTCCGAGTCGAAGCGAGTAGCAAACGAGCTCTCGTATCCGATTCTACTCTGCGAGCGAGTCCGTGTTGCGGTGGACGACGCCGAGTCGTTCAAGCTGGAGTGCGTCGAGGTGTTTAAGCAGGTGGACCGGCTCTCCCACATGCTCCGGACCCTGGTCCGGTTCTCCATCGCCACTCCCTCCCTCTATGAGCGGCCGATTTGGCGGGTAATCGCCGACGTCTCCAAGAACCTGGAGCGTGCTCTAACCCTAGTCCGCAAGTGCAAGAGACGGAGCGTACTCCGCCGGGTCGTCACCATCGTCAGCGCGGCGGATTTCCGTAAGATCTTCGGCCTTCTGGAATCTTCACTCGGCGACATGAGGTGGCTCCTGAGCATCTTTGATTCCGAAAAGGTAGGTGGCATCGTCCTTTCTCTTCCACCGATCGCCAGCAACGATCCGATTATCTCCTGGGTTTGGTCCTACATTGCTACTATTCAAATGGCCCAACTGACGGAACGAATTGAAGCAGCCAATGAACTCGCTTCGCTAGCCAGAGACAACGACAGGACCAAGCAGATAATCGTCGAGGAAGGTGGGGTCCCTCCATTGCTAAAGCTCTTGAAGGAGGACGCGTCGCCGGACGCTCAGATTGCTGGGGCGAGCGCGCTTTGCAACCTAGCGAACGACCAAGAAAGGGTGAGAAATATCGTGAATGAGCTCGGGGTTCAGATTATAGTTCAAGTCCTCGGGGACTCGCCGTTGAAGGTTCAATCTCAGGTAGCGACGTTGGTGGCGAGGATGGCTGAGCATGACCCTCTGGCGCAAGAGGATTTCGCGAGAGATAACGTGATAAGGCCGCTCGTGACACTGTTGTCTTTCGAGACATTTGCTGACGAGCATAGAGAGCAATCTGGCAAGCAAAGCATTCATTCGATTGTTCAAATTAATAAGGAGATGGAAAAGAAATCGTTAACTAGGCCAAATGCCGGACCATATACGCATTCGCAATCGAGCTCGCAttactattataattattatcattcctcGGAGGGGAGTAAGcataggagagagagggagaacgAGAAGCCCCAACTGAAGCttagtttgaaaattagttGTGCTGAGGCTTTGTGGAAGCTTGCCAAAGGGAGTGTGTCCAACAGTAGGAGGATAACTGAGACGAAAGGGCTACTTTGTTTGGCCAAGTTGGTGGAGAAAGAAGAGGGTGAGTTGCAGTACAATTGCTTGATGACCATAATGGAGATAACGGCTGCGGCTGAGTCCAATGTTGACCTTAGACGTGCAGCATTCAAGACTACTTCACCGGCTGCCAAGGCTGTTGTGGATCAGCTGTTGAGGGTGGTTAGAGAGTTGGACAGCCCTGTCTTGCAAGTTCTGGCCATAAAATCGATTGGTTCGTTGGCAAGGACATTTCCTGCTAGAGAGACCCGGGTAATTGGTCCGCTAGTTACTCATCTTGGCAATAGAAACCCCGATGTGGCTGCAGAAGCTGTCATTTCGTTGCAGAAGTTTGCTTGTCCGGGGAATTTTCTTTGTATGGAGCATTCAAAGACAATAATTGAGTTCGATGGGGTGCCGCCATTGATGAAAATGCTAAGGGGCAATGAACGGACATTGTTGCACGGTTTGATTCTGCTTTGCTACCTTGCATTACACGTTGGAAAAAGTGACTCTTTGGAACAAGCAAGGGTGTTGACTGCCCTTGAGGGGGTAGACCGTACTGTGGTTGCCCAGCATCATGAATTGAGAGAATTGGTACCCAAGGCAATATACCACCTCAGTCTATACCACCCGGGAGTCCATTCCCAAAGGTTTTCATTTGTTCCTTGA